The following are from one region of the Selenomonadales bacterium genome:
- a CDS encoding transcriptional repressor encodes MNISMDELKQKLQARQYKMTPQRQIVLQVFLKQDDKHFSAEEVHKILRDQEYEIGLATVYRTLDLLVELAILQKIEFGDGCSRYELAKATDGHHHHHLICHGCGEVMEFSDDLLETLEAEIEARCGFQIADHEVKFFGYCSKCQK; translated from the coding sequence ATGAACATAAGCATGGATGAATTGAAACAGAAATTACAGGCTCGTCAATACAAAATGACGCCGCAAAGACAGATCGTGCTGCAAGTATTCTTGAAACAAGACGATAAACATTTCAGCGCTGAAGAAGTGCACAAGATCTTGCGCGACCAAGAATATGAGATCGGTCTGGCGACTGTATACCGCACGCTTGACTTGCTCGTTGAACTGGCGATCTTGCAGAAGATCGAATTCGGCGACGGGTGCAGTCGTTATGAACTTGCCAAAGCAACAGACGGTCATCATCACCACCATTTGATCTGTCATGGCTGCGGTGAGGTTATGGAGTTCAGTGATGACCTGCTCGAAACGCTCGAGGCAGAGATCGAAGCACGCTGCGGGTTCCAGATCGCCGATCACGAAGTAAAATTCTTCGGGTATTGCTCGAAATGTCAAAAATGA
- a CDS encoding AI-2E family transporter yields MRSHVLFRVIVLSVLLLMIASATPIYIPILIAVAGAFLLHPLVVRLIAFSWWPSPSGYGKSVAIITSILIAVAALVLLAGFIVRPIVKEIVHLSENIPAILQSLQQVLVALAQNVNDNRFYGEELQGMIKDVLQNSMTIGLDFAKKMATFSIEIFSGIIDFIVIPVLIFFLLKDYRLLADNVLSLVDERYREKVRTLLTEVARAIGGYLQGQILVCLLVGAMVFGGLLFLKIPYPFVLACLAGVTEAIPIIGPILAAIPAIVLGLTITPMIALKTALFYLIVQQVENHIIVPKIMGGSIHLHPVIVITGLLLAGELYGVGGMILALPVIATVRILIKHFWWKEEGGVYEHKHG; encoded by the coding sequence GTGCGATCTCATGTCTTGTTTCGTGTGATTGTATTATCCGTATTGCTTCTGATGATCGCTTCGGCAACACCGATCTATATACCGATCTTAATTGCGGTGGCGGGTGCTTTTTTGCTTCATCCGTTGGTAGTAAGACTGATTGCATTTTCTTGGTGGCCAAGTCCGAGTGGATACGGCAAGAGTGTGGCGATCATAACCTCGATACTTATTGCTGTTGCCGCACTAGTGCTTCTGGCGGGCTTTATTGTACGGCCGATCGTGAAAGAAATCGTCCATTTATCGGAGAATATTCCTGCTATCTTGCAGAGCTTGCAGCAAGTCTTGGTCGCATTGGCGCAGAATGTCAACGATAATCGGTTCTACGGTGAAGAACTGCAAGGCATGATAAAAGATGTGTTGCAAAACAGCATGACGATCGGACTTGATTTCGCCAAAAAGATGGCAACTTTTTCGATAGAAATATTTTCGGGAATCATTGATTTCATCGTGATTCCTGTATTGATATTTTTCCTGCTCAAAGACTACCGGCTTCTTGCCGACAACGTCTTATCGCTCGTTGATGAGCGTTATCGTGAGAAAGTGCGTACGCTTTTGACAGAGGTGGCACGCGCTATCGGCGGTTATCTGCAAGGGCAGATATTGGTGTGCTTATTGGTGGGAGCTATGGTGTTCGGAGGACTGCTTTTTTTAAAGATACCGTATCCGTTCGTGTTGGCATGTCTGGCGGGCGTTACGGAAGCGATCCCTATTATCGGGCCGATCTTGGCGGCGATCCCTGCAATAGTGCTTGGACTTACCATAACACCAATGATCGCGCTCAAGACAGCACTATTTTATTTGATCGTGCAACAAGTTGAGAATCATATTATCGTACCTAAGATCATGGGAGGGTCCATTCATTTGCATCCTGTCATCGTTATTACGGGACTTTTGCTGGCAGGAGAATTGTATGGTGTCGGTGGCATGATATTGGCACTGCCTGTGATCGCAACGGTGCGAATTTTAATAAAACACTTTTGGTGGAAAGAAGAAGGTGGCGTATATGAACATAAGCATGGATGA